The following are encoded in a window of Salinibacter grassmerensis genomic DNA:
- the sprA gene encoding cell surface protein SprA: MLTTVLFLIGGLFGDGPSARAQEGPPPDTTAPDTARRVPVLDSERPSPLSEDSTTTLDRAGGVRGTESRSLSAPSPPPDTGVVGRYLPARRERSVRLFARTSPFLGPRAPTADARSVTLDSTQNRYVLTGSTHRPESVGMDEDAYRRERYRANLRENWRTLAEQRQQEDTRGGFGVNMVVPGGRESAFSTVFGKPQVDLRVNGQADINAGFKYRKSDQQVNVTGNASQLNPDFKQDLRLGITGTIGDKLQINVDWDTQSQFDYQNQVKLDYTGYEDEILQSVEAGNVSMQTPSQLISGGQSLFGIKSEFQFGNLSLTTIASQQEGQSNSLSIEGGAQETEFDLKPTDYDENRHFFLGYYFRNNWNRAHEDPTTIRTFEGFDEITEVEVWKITQRVGSQANTRQAVAVVDLGESAQLVSQANGYTETLLPVPDEDQYGEADLEALRDGEQRASSYLSDPAAMEQPLDTQQDLHSGEFKRLTRGQDYRIDSRLGFLSLQQRLRPDEALAVAFRYRTNDGTVRTVGDFTQGGTTGGINADRLVVKLLRPTDPVAPGQDGTVNPAAWFLQLRNVYDLSGRDFSPENFELDVEYQASGQGARTTLPDVAGQTTLLQVLGLDRVDQNGAPSPDDQFDFLPQTINADQGLLYFPYLQPFGGRILDAASQNGSQAAGEPFAFENLYTKKKANARKEDTQKDVYRIRGAYTGGAQQFYDLEAFTGLVEGSVEVTSGGQTLQEGVDYRVDYQGGTVNITNESYLTAGRDIKIDYEENSLTNIQKKTLLGARADWSMRDQFSLGGTVMRLSQQSPVDKFRIGQEPIQNTIWGLNGSMDLQPQWITEAVDALPLVQTRAESQLSVSGEFAQLRPGHTTTDAYERTVDRVEGSETDQYASDERNGVSYIDDFEGFENTFSLREQPGAWQVSAAPDSTADAAPLDGEVPGTYEDNRRRTHWRGRLGWYRLNENVLESIGTAGGGEATELIDTDEVFVGRDTRGEANPTLRTLDLHFNPWQRGPYNYTERLADFFREPQKVWGGITRSLPEGYTDFSVQNVEFVELIVKVYPENGEVTDGARLFVDLGTISEDVVPNQRIDMEDGLSLNFNEADLGDLSRIPNAEPGGGIDLRGRRTQDLGLDGLVSYTDGTYDERLLERSFYAGFVEYADSLRGSIGQLGLTPAQRQRLRAEIARTAEDPSADDYHFYENDRFFEASEFFPDGASVQQRLSWYQSGHELNGFESQNELAEDASVKRGVSRSPDREALDGVGSQINIDNNYFQYAVPLGNLDQRASTDQGPTDYVVSRVGQEEDWYKVRIPVQDFTRQVGSIENFDDIKSIRLWTTGHKAPVTMRFASLELVGSQWRASEPVAQQPVQENSVVDAGAGELRVASINNEEDLSYEPPAGAVVGQNRTSRGVQQQNREQALLLNVDQLAPGRQRGVFKTFGQGLDLLKYSNLRMYTHLHGSSSSGQVKDRLREHLRLFVRLGSGETGNYYEYEQPLDPGDVPMAEGSQNLWPEEFEMNLVLERLNRLKLLRDQSGVATDSSFSSNDVNLDVGDFAPPETVLRVRGTPSLQNVQTVVVGVRHATAPEENPPVLQDFEVWLNELRVSGFDEQKGWAANASASLDLADFASVEGSFQRRTDGFGALSSTLSEREQSDNTSWNVRANLNLDSFLPADQGWRIPVTMQVQSNRTTPRFDPNRGDVEIQSVVRQFDAVPDSTLESRYSSQYGDLGTEEIRRRLKDSVRTAAETRSLRRTMTADVSKQGSDSWWLQKTVDGLSLSFSYLDQSRRNPQSQLNDRWSWTGDVQYQLSFGQPRTVDPFGFLPDAPVLGTLAGLSFNYVPRSLSFSMSADREARTTRSRPSGLRSTRSQPYRIAYPLREQQQFDHRRNFSLQYDPFGFLSLSFDTNTRQNFDDAASRNQTNVIINGESVRDTVLTDIGIPRDSTADFFDSLGDYGLDGRDITAADEGETVFFESRLFRRSELDVFRDLLVGRVSPRTNNYQHRFSATLSMGWTDRPWLNWVDLQDVSYQSSFQWSNGPQESLQGASVRNSLTLRTGATLRPNRVWERFGFFERLKEAQRQSGQDDRGDGGDGRSAGANGDERDEGGDGEASEDDGLDWEDVPLPSPTGVLRGLALMVLDINDFSVNYNGDWSARSSNIGSLNSDSTDVDVHYRLFDAVRGDGPSVGYRLGLERSIGPGERVLDSRFQVSDALSNTHRLEGRTALSPSPSFQIDLSWNVEWRTQTDRTFRTGNGEDGGGGQDGPFTTESGDNSASVWGFGSVVSLVEEQARRLSEGSGSGEALPADEVPLTNASVADDFKSAYLTGGGSVGAHGFAPFPLPGWNVRYSGLADWPLLGRIMESASLRHSYNAEYRSSYSTDTRAGGEEEAPSGQTFLNPEFKVGSSRVSEQFRPLLGVSITWPGNLETSVEWSKQTETYLRTANLKVEEVQTNQLSGSVSYRKQGIRIPVLGLGRLENQIRFSLTVSRSVNDERSYNLRGALADVDAGGSVDPSQVTDPTNDYVQVRKQTTRIQVTPELTYRLSDRVTGELLVEYERFNGDNRQPSYTRVNGGFNVSVSISQN; the protein is encoded by the coding sequence ATGCTGACGACGGTGCTCTTCCTGATCGGGGGTCTTTTTGGGGACGGGCCGTCGGCACGAGCGCAGGAGGGGCCGCCGCCCGACACGACGGCCCCCGATACGGCCCGCCGCGTCCCGGTCCTGGATTCGGAGCGGCCGTCCCCTCTGTCCGAAGACAGTACGACGACTCTGGATCGGGCGGGCGGTGTCCGGGGAACCGAGAGTAGGTCCCTCTCGGCACCGTCCCCACCCCCCGATACAGGCGTCGTCGGCCGGTACCTGCCGGCGCGGCGCGAGCGGTCCGTCCGCCTGTTTGCGCGGACGTCCCCGTTTTTGGGGCCGCGCGCCCCCACCGCCGACGCACGCTCCGTCACGCTTGATTCCACTCAAAACCGATATGTCCTCACGGGCAGCACACATCGCCCGGAAAGCGTGGGGATGGACGAAGACGCGTACCGGCGTGAGCGCTACCGTGCCAACCTGCGTGAGAACTGGCGCACGCTCGCTGAGCAGCGCCAGCAGGAGGACACACGCGGTGGGTTTGGGGTGAACATGGTGGTCCCCGGTGGGCGAGAGAGTGCCTTCTCCACCGTCTTCGGCAAGCCGCAGGTGGACCTTCGGGTAAATGGCCAGGCCGACATCAATGCCGGGTTTAAGTACCGCAAGAGCGACCAGCAGGTCAATGTCACGGGAAACGCCAGTCAACTCAACCCGGACTTTAAGCAGGACCTGCGGCTCGGCATCACGGGCACGATCGGCGACAAGCTCCAGATCAACGTCGACTGGGACACGCAGAGCCAGTTTGACTACCAGAATCAGGTCAAGCTCGACTATACCGGCTACGAGGACGAAATCCTCCAGAGCGTCGAGGCGGGCAACGTGTCGATGCAGACGCCGTCGCAGCTCATCAGCGGGGGACAGAGTCTCTTCGGTATCAAGAGCGAGTTTCAGTTTGGCAACCTGAGCCTTACGACGATTGCGAGTCAGCAAGAGGGCCAGTCCAACAGCCTCAGCATTGAAGGGGGGGCCCAAGAGACGGAGTTTGACCTCAAGCCCACGGACTACGACGAGAACCGCCATTTCTTCCTCGGCTACTACTTCCGCAACAATTGGAACCGGGCCCACGAGGACCCGACGACGATCCGGACATTTGAGGGGTTCGACGAGATTACCGAGGTGGAGGTGTGGAAAATTACGCAGCGGGTGGGGAGCCAGGCAAATACCCGGCAGGCGGTGGCGGTGGTTGACCTAGGAGAAAGCGCCCAGCTGGTGAGCCAGGCGAACGGGTACACGGAGACCCTACTGCCTGTACCGGACGAAGATCAGTACGGCGAGGCCGACCTGGAGGCCCTCCGTGATGGAGAGCAACGGGCCTCATCCTATCTGAGCGACCCCGCCGCCATGGAGCAGCCCTTAGACACCCAGCAAGACCTCCACTCGGGCGAGTTCAAGCGGCTTACGCGGGGACAAGACTACCGGATTGATAGTCGGCTGGGTTTCCTGTCCCTCCAGCAACGGCTGCGGCCCGACGAGGCCCTGGCGGTGGCGTTTCGGTACCGGACGAACGACGGGACTGTGCGCACGGTCGGGGACTTCACGCAGGGGGGAACGACGGGCGGCATCAACGCCGACCGCCTCGTGGTGAAGCTGCTCCGCCCCACTGATCCGGTCGCGCCGGGACAGGACGGGACCGTGAACCCCGCCGCCTGGTTCCTGCAGCTCCGGAACGTGTACGACCTCTCGGGGCGGGACTTCAGTCCTGAGAATTTCGAGCTCGACGTGGAGTACCAGGCCTCCGGGCAGGGGGCACGGACCACGCTGCCGGACGTGGCCGGGCAAACCACGCTGCTTCAGGTGCTCGGGTTGGACCGGGTGGACCAGAACGGCGCGCCCAGTCCGGACGATCAGTTCGACTTCCTCCCGCAGACGATCAATGCGGACCAGGGGCTCCTCTATTTTCCCTACCTCCAGCCGTTTGGGGGGCGCATCCTGGACGCCGCGTCCCAGAACGGGAGTCAGGCGGCCGGGGAGCCCTTTGCGTTCGAGAACCTCTACACCAAGAAAAAAGCAAACGCCCGGAAAGAGGACACTCAGAAAGACGTCTACCGGATTCGGGGCGCGTACACGGGGGGCGCACAGCAATTCTACGACCTGGAGGCCTTCACCGGGCTGGTGGAGGGTTCGGTCGAGGTCACCTCGGGCGGCCAGACCCTGCAGGAGGGCGTCGATTACCGGGTGGACTACCAGGGTGGGACGGTCAACATCACCAACGAGTCGTACCTCACCGCCGGGCGGGACATCAAGATTGACTACGAAGAGAACAGCCTCACCAACATTCAGAAGAAAACCCTGCTCGGTGCGCGGGCCGACTGGTCGATGCGGGATCAGTTTTCGCTCGGGGGCACCGTCATGCGGCTGAGCCAGCAATCGCCCGTCGATAAGTTTCGCATCGGGCAGGAGCCGATCCAGAACACCATCTGGGGCCTGAACGGCTCGATGGACCTGCAGCCGCAATGGATCACGGAGGCGGTCGACGCCCTGCCGCTCGTCCAGACGCGGGCCGAAAGCCAGCTTTCGGTCTCCGGTGAGTTCGCACAGCTCCGCCCCGGACACACCACCACCGACGCGTACGAGCGGACCGTAGACCGGGTGGAGGGCAGCGAGACGGATCAGTACGCGTCGGACGAGCGCAACGGGGTCTCCTACATTGACGACTTCGAGGGCTTCGAGAACACCTTCTCCCTCCGCGAGCAGCCGGGCGCCTGGCAGGTAAGCGCGGCGCCCGACTCGACGGCCGATGCCGCCCCGCTCGACGGCGAGGTGCCGGGAACCTACGAAGACAACCGGCGGCGCACCCACTGGCGGGGCCGCCTCGGATGGTACCGGCTCAACGAAAACGTGCTGGAGTCCATCGGCACGGCGGGCGGAGGAGAGGCCACCGAGCTCATCGACACCGACGAGGTCTTCGTGGGGCGCGACACGCGGGGGGAAGCAAACCCGACCCTCCGCACACTCGACCTCCACTTCAATCCCTGGCAGCGCGGGCCCTACAACTACACGGAGAGGCTGGCGGACTTCTTTCGGGAGCCACAGAAGGTGTGGGGGGGCATCACACGCTCGCTCCCGGAGGGCTACACCGACTTTTCGGTGCAGAACGTCGAGTTCGTCGAGCTCATCGTGAAGGTGTACCCGGAGAACGGCGAGGTGACCGATGGGGCGCGTCTGTTCGTCGACCTCGGGACGATCTCGGAGGACGTGGTGCCGAACCAGCGCATCGACATGGAGGACGGGCTCTCCCTCAACTTCAACGAGGCGGATCTTGGGGATCTGAGTCGCATCCCCAATGCCGAGCCGGGAGGAGGTATCGACCTCCGCGGACGCCGGACCCAGGACCTGGGGCTGGACGGGCTCGTCTCTTACACCGATGGCACCTACGACGAGCGCCTGCTCGAACGGAGCTTCTATGCGGGCTTCGTCGAGTACGCGGACAGCCTGCGGGGGAGCATCGGGCAGCTTGGCCTGACTCCCGCCCAGCGGCAACGCCTGCGGGCAGAGATTGCACGCACCGCCGAGGACCCCTCGGCCGACGACTACCACTTCTACGAGAACGACCGCTTCTTCGAGGCCTCGGAGTTTTTTCCGGACGGGGCCTCGGTGCAGCAGCGCCTGAGCTGGTACCAGTCAGGGCACGAGCTCAATGGCTTTGAGTCGCAGAATGAGCTGGCCGAGGACGCGAGCGTGAAGCGGGGTGTGTCCCGCTCCCCGGACCGGGAGGCCCTCGATGGCGTGGGCAGCCAGATCAACATCGACAACAACTACTTCCAGTACGCCGTCCCGCTCGGCAACCTCGACCAGCGTGCCAGCACCGACCAGGGGCCGACGGACTACGTGGTGAGTCGGGTCGGGCAGGAGGAGGACTGGTACAAGGTTCGGATTCCAGTGCAGGACTTCACGCGTCAGGTGGGCTCCATCGAGAACTTCGACGACATCAAGTCCATCCGCCTGTGGACGACCGGGCACAAGGCCCCCGTGACGATGCGGTTTGCGTCTCTGGAGCTGGTGGGCAGCCAGTGGCGCGCCTCAGAGCCGGTGGCACAGCAGCCCGTGCAGGAGAACAGTGTCGTGGATGCGGGCGCGGGCGAGCTTCGGGTGGCCAGCATCAACAACGAGGAGGACCTCAGCTACGAGCCGCCCGCCGGGGCCGTGGTGGGGCAGAACCGCACGTCCCGCGGCGTGCAGCAGCAAAACCGCGAGCAGGCCCTCCTGCTGAACGTGGATCAGCTGGCCCCCGGGCGGCAGCGGGGCGTTTTCAAGACGTTCGGGCAGGGCCTCGACCTGCTCAAGTACTCAAACCTGCGCATGTACACCCACCTGCACGGGTCGTCGAGCAGTGGGCAGGTGAAGGACCGGCTCCGCGAGCACCTGCGGCTGTTTGTGCGCCTCGGGTCCGGGGAGACGGGCAACTACTACGAGTACGAGCAGCCCCTGGACCCGGGGGACGTGCCAATGGCGGAAGGGTCCCAAAACCTGTGGCCGGAGGAGTTCGAGATGAACCTCGTCCTCGAACGACTCAACCGACTCAAGCTCCTCCGCGACCAGAGCGGCGTTGCGACGGACTCGTCGTTCTCGAGCAACGACGTGAATCTAGACGTTGGCGACTTTGCACCGCCGGAAACGGTGCTTCGGGTGCGGGGCACGCCCTCCCTGCAAAACGTACAAACGGTTGTCGTCGGCGTGCGGCATGCGACGGCCCCCGAAGAGAATCCGCCGGTGCTGCAGGATTTTGAGGTGTGGCTGAATGAGCTGCGCGTGAGCGGGTTCGACGAGCAGAAGGGGTGGGCCGCCAACGCCAGCGCGAGCCTCGACCTTGCGGACTTTGCCTCGGTCGAGGGCAGCTTCCAGCGCCGGACGGACGGGTTCGGGGCGTTGTCCAGCACGCTGAGCGAGCGGGAGCAGTCCGACAACACGAGTTGGAACGTCCGTGCCAACCTCAACCTCGACTCGTTTTTGCCCGCGGACCAGGGCTGGCGCATCCCGGTCACCATGCAGGTGCAGTCGAACCGCACCACCCCTCGCTTCGACCCCAACCGCGGAGACGTGGAGATCCAGAGCGTGGTCCGGCAGTTCGACGCCGTCCCGGACAGTACGCTGGAGAGTCGGTACAGCAGTCAGTACGGGGACCTTGGGACTGAAGAGATTCGCCGCCGGTTAAAGGACAGCGTGCGCACGGCGGCCGAGACGCGCAGCCTGCGCCGCACGATGACGGCCGACGTATCGAAACAGGGGTCCGATTCGTGGTGGCTCCAAAAGACCGTCGACGGCCTCTCGCTGAGCTTCTCCTACCTCGACCAGTCGCGGCGCAACCCGCAGAGTCAACTCAACGATCGGTGGAGCTGGACGGGAGACGTGCAGTACCAACTTAGCTTCGGGCAACCCCGGACCGTGGATCCCTTTGGCTTCCTCCCCGACGCGCCAGTGCTCGGCACGCTGGCGGGACTCTCGTTCAACTATGTGCCCCGGTCACTCTCGTTTTCGATGAGTGCGGATCGGGAGGCCCGGACGACCCGAAGCCGCCCGTCGGGCCTCCGGAGCACGCGCAGCCAGCCATATCGAATTGCCTATCCCCTTCGGGAGCAGCAGCAATTCGACCACCGTCGCAATTTCAGTCTCCAGTACGACCCCTTCGGCTTTCTGAGCCTGAGCTTCGACACCAACACGCGCCAGAACTTCGACGATGCCGCCTCGCGGAACCAGACGAACGTCATCATCAACGGCGAGAGTGTCCGGGACACGGTGCTCACCGACATTGGCATTCCCCGCGACAGCACCGCGGACTTCTTCGACAGTCTAGGGGACTACGGGCTGGACGGCCGCGACATCACCGCGGCCGATGAGGGCGAGACGGTGTTTTTCGAGAGCCGGCTGTTCCGCCGGTCGGAGCTCGACGTGTTTCGGGACCTGCTGGTGGGGCGGGTGAGTCCGCGCACGAACAACTACCAGCACCGGTTCTCGGCCACCCTGAGCATGGGATGGACCGACCGGCCGTGGCTCAACTGGGTCGACCTGCAGGACGTCTCCTACCAATCGTCGTTTCAGTGGTCGAACGGGCCGCAGGAAAGCCTGCAGGGCGCCAGCGTCCGGAACTCCCTCACGCTGCGCACGGGGGCGACCCTGCGGCCCAACCGGGTGTGGGAGCGGTTTGGGTTCTTTGAGCGGCTGAAGGAGGCGCAGCGCCAGTCGGGCCAAGATGATCGTGGGGACGGTGGCGATGGACGGTCCGCCGGGGCGAACGGGGACGAGCGGGACGAGGGAGGGGACGGAGAGGCGTCGGAGGACGACGGCCTAGATTGGGAGGACGTCCCCCTCCCGAGTCCCACGGGGGTACTGCGGGGACTGGCCCTCATGGTGCTCGATATCAACGACTTTAGCGTCAACTACAACGGCGACTGGAGCGCCCGCTCCTCCAACATAGGAAGCTTGAATTCGGACTCGACGGACGTAGATGTGCACTACCGCCTGTTTGACGCGGTGCGAGGAGACGGACCGTCGGTCGGCTACCGGCTCGGGCTCGAACGCTCCATCGGCCCGGGAGAGCGTGTGCTGGACTCGCGGTTTCAGGTGTCGGACGCCCTCAGCAACACCCACCGCTTGGAGGGGCGCACTGCCCTGAGCCCGAGCCCGTCCTTCCAGATCGACCTGAGCTGGAACGTGGAGTGGCGCACCCAGACCGATCGGACCTTCCGAACAGGCAACGGCGAAGACGGCGGCGGAGGGCAAGACGGGCCCTTCACGACCGAGAGCGGCGACAATTCGGCGTCGGTGTGGGGCTTCGGGTCCGTGGTGTCGCTTGTGGAAGAGCAGGCTCGTCGACTGTCGGAGGGGAGTGGATCCGGAGAGGCGCTCCCCGCCGACGAGGTGCCCCTTACCAACGCCTCCGTCGCGGATGACTTCAAATCGGCCTACCTGACCGGGGGCGGGAGCGTGGGGGCACACGGGTTCGCGCCGTTTCCCCTGCCCGGCTGGAATGTCCGCTACTCGGGGCTGGCCGACTGGCCCCTGCTCGGCCGCATTATGGAAAGCGCGTCCCTCCGCCACAGCTATAACGCGGAGTATCGATCCAGCTATTCGACCGACACGCGGGCCGGCGGCGAAGAAGAGGCCCCGAGTGGACAGACGTTTCTGAATCCGGAGTTCAAGGTCGGGTCGTCCCGCGTCAGTGAGCAGTTTCGGCCGCTCCTCGGGGTCAGCATCACCTGGCCCGGCAACCTGGAGACGAGCGTCGAGTGGAGCAAGCAGACCGAGACGTACCTTCGCACGGCGAACCTGAAGGTCGAAGAGGTGCAGACGAATCAGCTCTCCGGGAGCGTCTCCTACCGGAAGCAGGGGATACGCATTCCTGTACTCGGGCTTGGGCGCCTCGAAAACCAGATCCGGTTTTCGCTTACCGTGTCCCGGTCGGTCAACGACGAGCGGAGCTACAACCTGCGCGGGGCGCTCGCAGACGTTGACGCAGGGGGATCGGTCGATCCGAGCCAGGTGACCGATCCGACCAACGACTACGTTCAGGTCCGAAAGCAGACGACCCGCATCCAGGTGACCCCCGAGCTCACCTATAGGCTTAGCGACCGGGTCACGGGGGAGCTGCTGGTCGAGTACGAACGGTTCAACGGCGACAACCGGCAGCCCTCTTACACACGCGTCAATGGGGGCTTCAACGTTAGCGTAAGCATCTCACAAAACTAA
- a CDS encoding LytR C-terminal domain-containing protein codes for MAQWSSRFTNGLLNAALVAAGLGAAVLLYAFASRAVFTGPSPERPASDTSQLVGRIIQVEVRNGAGVDHLAERTTQYLRDQGFDVVDVGNHSSFDQDQSVVIDRVGNPEAARNVAEALGIPSSRVRQNIKPEYYLDASVILGRDYAQLRPFQETP; via the coding sequence ATGGCCCAATGGTCCTCCCGCTTCACCAACGGACTGCTGAACGCGGCGCTCGTGGCGGCCGGACTGGGCGCGGCGGTCCTGCTGTACGCCTTTGCGAGTCGAGCCGTCTTTACGGGCCCGAGCCCGGAGCGCCCCGCCTCCGACACCTCGCAATTGGTGGGCCGGATCATTCAGGTGGAGGTGCGCAACGGCGCCGGGGTCGATCACCTTGCCGAGCGGACCACGCAGTACCTCCGCGACCAGGGCTTCGACGTGGTCGACGTGGGCAACCACTCGTCGTTCGATCAGGACCAGTCGGTCGTGATCGACCGGGTCGGCAACCCTGAGGCCGCACGGAACGTGGCGGAGGCGCTTGGTATTCCGTCGTCCCGTGTGCGTCAGAACATCAAGCCGGAATATTATCTCGATGCTTCTGTGATCCTCGGCCGCGACTACGCACAACTTCGTCCGTTTCAGGAGACGCCCTAG
- a CDS encoding saccharopine dehydrogenase family protein: MTITVLGAGSIGAPVVRELCARSGEVDQVQVCDTRSQALERLHEQVDADQFLRSFQVDVRDTGVLSQIVQGSDCVISCVPAEFNPELAELCLDAGVHFCDLGGDDTLVDKELALDEQAREKGVWIVPNCGLAPGLVNVVCLHGIDQLDRAEAAHLRVGDVPLHPEPPFNFRISWSAERILADYTNPAQLIENGQVVEADALSREEEIQFEKPFGTMEAFCTQGGLSTLTDTLAGRVEALDHKTIRWPGHAHQMRFVLGLGLAEERKIGVRTHLTYRDLLVRRMRKRLGGDYEDAVLMRVLLRGEQEGRPTTLVYEMMEKYDAKTEQTAVMRCTAIPTVVSALFLAREEAVSTGGADVPENVIPRDQFLRKVADRGLNIQKERHDDFREVTAKRPLDGRRA, from the coding sequence ATGACGATTACGGTTCTCGGTGCTGGATCAATCGGAGCCCCCGTCGTCCGCGAGCTCTGCGCCCGAAGCGGCGAGGTGGACCAGGTGCAGGTCTGCGACACCCGGTCGCAGGCGCTGGAGCGCCTCCACGAACAGGTCGACGCCGACCAGTTTCTTCGCTCCTTCCAGGTTGACGTGCGCGACACTGGCGTGCTGTCCCAGATTGTGCAGGGCAGCGACTGCGTCATTAGTTGTGTGCCGGCGGAGTTCAACCCCGAATTGGCGGAGCTATGCCTCGACGCGGGAGTGCACTTCTGTGATCTTGGGGGGGACGACACCCTCGTGGATAAAGAGTTGGCACTCGACGAGCAGGCCCGTGAGAAGGGCGTCTGGATCGTCCCCAACTGCGGACTGGCCCCCGGCCTCGTGAACGTCGTGTGTCTGCACGGCATCGATCAGCTCGACCGGGCCGAGGCGGCCCATCTCCGCGTGGGCGACGTTCCCCTGCACCCGGAGCCCCCCTTCAACTTTCGCATCTCGTGGTCGGCCGAGCGCATCCTCGCGGACTATACAAACCCGGCGCAGTTGATCGAGAACGGGCAGGTCGTGGAGGCGGACGCCCTCTCGCGTGAGGAGGAAATTCAGTTTGAGAAGCCCTTCGGCACGATGGAGGCGTTCTGCACGCAGGGCGGGCTTTCCACCCTCACCGACACGCTGGCCGGGCGCGTAGAGGCCCTCGACCACAAGACGATCCGGTGGCCGGGCCACGCCCATCAGATGCGCTTTGTGCTCGGCCTCGGGCTTGCCGAAGAGCGGAAGATTGGGGTGCGCACGCATCTCACCTACCGCGACCTCTTGGTGCGCCGCATGCGAAAGCGTCTCGGCGGCGACTACGAGGACGCGGTGCTCATGCGGGTGTTGCTGCGGGGCGAGCAGGAAGGACGGCCCACGACGCTCGTCTACGAGATGATGGAGAAGTACGACGCGAAGACGGAGCAGACGGCCGTGATGCGCTGTACGGCCATCCCGACGGTCGTCTCGGCCCTGTTCCTGGCCCGCGAGGAGGCCGTCTCCACCGGCGGGGCCGACGTGCCGGAAAATGTGATCCCGCGCGATCAGTTTCTGCGGAAGGTGGCCGATCGCGGGCTTAACATTCAGAAGGAGCGGCACGACGATTTCCGAGAGGTCACCGCCAAGCGCCCCCTCGACGGCCGGCGGGCCTGA
- the lipB gene encoding lipoyl(octanoyl) transferase LipB, translating to MSSSAQNEIVACHLGRVSYEQAQALQGRVQERLIAAKRADPPESEPHVLLLLEHPPVYTLGKSGEAENLLVSQERLEEVGATFHRIGRGGDVTFHGPGQLVGYPLFDLDRFFTDLGRYLRTLEEAIIRTCAEYGVTGTRVDGRTGVWVGPDERGLERKICAMGVRCSRWVTMHGFALNVTTDLDYFDHIVPCGIDDRGVTSLAAETDASGTVDDVCGPVTEHFSALFDAEVTTRHGADARSFLRELTGERVEAPRQ from the coding sequence ATGTCGTCGTCCGCTCAGAACGAGATTGTTGCGTGCCACCTTGGCCGGGTCTCCTACGAGCAGGCGCAGGCCCTGCAGGGGCGGGTCCAAGAGCGCCTCATCGCGGCGAAACGGGCCGATCCGCCGGAGTCGGAGCCTCACGTGCTACTTCTGCTGGAGCATCCCCCGGTCTATACCCTCGGCAAGAGTGGGGAGGCAGAGAACCTGCTCGTGTCACAGGAACGGCTCGAAGAAGTCGGGGCCACGTTTCACCGCATCGGGCGTGGGGGCGATGTCACCTTCCACGGTCCCGGTCAGCTGGTGGGGTATCCACTGTTCGACCTCGATCGTTTCTTTACCGACCTGGGCCGGTACCTGCGTACGCTTGAGGAGGCGATCATCCGTACCTGTGCCGAGTATGGCGTGACGGGCACGCGAGTGGACGGGCGGACCGGGGTATGGGTTGGGCCCGACGAGCGGGGACTGGAGCGCAAAATCTGCGCGATGGGGGTCCGCTGCAGCCGGTGGGTAACGATGCACGGCTTCGCTCTCAACGTGACCACCGACCTCGACTACTTCGACCACATCGTGCCGTGTGGCATCGACGACCGCGGCGTCACGTCGCTGGCGGCGGAGACCGACGCGTCGGGGACGGTAGACGATGTGTGTGGACCCGTGACGGAGCATTTTTCTGCCCTGTTCGACGCGGAGGTGACGACGCGTCACGGTGCCGATGCCCGGTCGTTTCTGAGGGAGCTTACAGGAGAACGCGTCGAAGCACCTCGGCAGTAG
- the rsfS gene encoding ribosome silencing factor codes for MASPDQTSSADPSLRRTPENPSPVLAARIVDAMADKRAMDISVIDLREVSSMADFFVLGTGESDLQVKAIANGIADQVEATCGERPWKREGTDHLQWVVLDYVDVVAHVFLPEKREHYRIDRLWGEADSEIVPEDGDASDLDLLQDLLQKSSDPA; via the coding sequence ATGGCTTCCCCCGACCAGACATCCTCCGCAGACCCCTCTCTCCGCCGAACCCCCGAGAACCCCAGCCCTGTGCTCGCCGCACGGATCGTGGACGCCATGGCCGACAAGCGGGCGATGGACATCAGTGTAATCGATCTGCGGGAGGTGAGTAGCATGGCGGATTTCTTCGTCCTCGGCACCGGCGAGTCGGACCTCCAGGTGAAGGCCATCGCCAACGGCATCGCAGACCAGGTGGAGGCAACATGTGGGGAGCGGCCCTGGAAGCGGGAAGGCACGGATCACCTCCAGTGGGTCGTGCTCGATTACGTGGACGTGGTCGCGCACGTCTTCCTCCCCGAGAAACGGGAGCACTACCGCATCGATCGCCTCTGGGGGGAGGCCGACTCGGAGATCGTGCCCGAGGACGGCGACGCCTCGGACCTCGACCTCCTGCAAGACCTTCTGCAGAAGTCCTCGGACCCGGCGTAA
- a CDS encoding DUF423 domain-containing protein — protein MPRVFFGLGAIAAGMAVVLGAFGAHGLEGRVSPERIETFRTGVQYQMYHALALLFVGWAAAQGWGPSLHWAGYCFVAGIVVFSGSLYVLVLSDTGWLGAITPLGGVAFIMGWTLLAWATLTGG, from the coding sequence ATGCCCCGTGTGTTTTTTGGACTTGGTGCCATCGCGGCCGGCATGGCCGTTGTTCTCGGGGCCTTCGGTGCGCATGGCCTCGAAGGGCGGGTGTCGCCGGAGCGAATCGAGACCTTCCGGACGGGGGTGCAGTATCAGATGTACCACGCCCTGGCCCTCCTCTTCGTGGGCTGGGCCGCCGCGCAGGGCTGGGGGCCATCCCTACACTGGGCCGGCTACTGCTTCGTCGCCGGCATCGTGGTCTTCTCGGGCAGCCTGTACGTGCTCGTCCTCAGCGACACGGGCTGGCTCGGCGCAATTACCCCGCTCGGGGGCGTTGCCTTCATCATGGGCTGGACCCTGCTGGCGTGGGCGACGCTCACGGGGGGATAG